A stretch of DNA from Pseudomonadales bacterium:
CGGCACTGGGTGCGGACCTCCGGGAAGAGGCGGATTTCTTTCTGGCACTGCTGAGACATTTCGATCGGGACCTGCACTGGCACTATGTTTCCGCGAACCGGAATCCGGAGGTGATCAGGCGCCTGCTGCTGAATCCTCTGCTGCTGCCCGGCTTCAATGACAGCGGCGCGCACGTGACCAACATGGCCTACTACGACGGCAATCTGCGCGCGCTGCGGATTGCACTGGAGGACTCGGAAGCCACTTTCAGTACCATGGTTAAACGCCTGACCCGGGAGCCGGCGGAATTTTTCGGACTGGATGCGGGTCGAATCGATATCGGCAGCCGGGCCGACATCACCCTGATCCGGCCGGAAGCCCTGCGGAAATATGATGGTGACGCCGGCATCCAGTACATTTATCGGGATGTATTCGATTGCCATCAGCTTGTGAACCGCTCGGACGGCGTGGTGGCGGCTGTGTATATTGCGGGAACCAAGGTCTGGACCGGGGATGCTTTCACGCCGGAATTCGGCACCCGGAAACTGGGCGGCGCGCTCAGAGCGCAAGCACGGGGGCCGGTGTAGCCGCCGCAGAGCTGAGATTGAAAGTACAGAGATTGAAAGTACAGAGATTGAAAGTGCCGAGATTAAGAACGCAGAGACAGAAAGCCCATCATCAGATCCGACAGGCCCTGTGGTATCTGCTTGTGTCGGCCTGCCTGTCAACACCTTTGCTTTCTGTCCACGCGGCAGCCGTGTATCGCAGTGTGGATGCCGGCGGGGTGGTGACCTTCTCCGATGTGCAAACTCCCGGTGCGGTTCCGGTGCAGGTCATTGCTGCCGTACCTTCCGCCGCGTTGTCCAGGGAAGAAGTGCTCGCGGAACAGCAGCGCATCATCGATCAGCAGCTCGCCGTCGCTGACTCGCTCGAGGCGTCGCGACTGGCCCGGGAGGCCACCCGCGCGCGGCGTCAGGAAGCCGCTGCCGCGGACCGGGCTGTGGCGGTACCGGTGGCTGCCGAACCGGAAATACGCTATGTGAGCAGTCACGGCAGTTACCACAGCCGCGGCTACCCCGGCTGTTTTCCCGGCCATCCGGCACATCCAGCACAGCCGATCGCTCCACCACCGCCTGCAACACCTGTGAGCTTTCCCGTTCGATTTCCCTACAGCGACCGTTAGCCGGATGCCGCGTCCACAGCTGAGGTCAGCCGGCTAGCGATGGCGCTCACCATCGGACTCATTTCCGACACCCATATTCCCGAGTGTCGACCCGCTCTCTGGCCCCAGGTGTTCGAGGCCTTTGCCGGGGTGGACATGATCTTTCACGCGGGCGATATCCACGAACTCCATGTGCTGGATGAACTCGAACGCATTGCGCCGATCTATGCGGCGCGGGGCAACGGCGAAGACGGCTCCGGCGGCAGACCCGTGCAGCCGGAGGACCCGCGCGTGCGCTATGCCTGGCTGCTGGAGCTCGAAGGACTCTGGGTCGGTCTCACCCACTATGTGCCGGTGCCGGAGCGGCCGCCGAATTTCACCCTCGAGCGCTGGATCGATCGCTACTTTCCCGAGCGTCGACCGGATGTGATCGTCTCAGGAGATACCCATCGTGAGCAGATCGCCGAAGTGCAGGGGATCTTCTGTGTGAATCCCGGCTCACCGACTTATCCGCACAACTACGATACCCAGTACGGCACCATCGGTTTTCTGCGGCTGGATGCGGGTGCGGCCAGCGCCGACATTCACCTCATCACAGAGCAGGGTATCGAGGCCTATGACTGGGATGCGGTGCCGCCCTGGAAGGCGCGCGCACTCGCAGGGCGCTAACAGGGTGTTCTGTTCAGCGACCGGCAGACGCCGGTGCCCGGGTGTCAGTCCTTCGGCTGTCCGAGAATGCGCTCTGCGATGATGTTGCGCTGGATGTTCGGGGTGCCGCCGCCGATCACCACATTGGGCCAGTTGAGGGCGGATTTCGCCCAGCTGCCAGCATCCACCGCGTCCGCGCTGCCCTGCAGATGCAGGCCTGCCTGGCCGGTGAGCTCAACTGCGAAGTCATCCATCTCGATTTCGAGGCTCGCCCGCAGCAGCTTGTTCACGGAAGTTTCGCTGGTGAGCGGTTCACCTTTGATCTGTTTGGTGAGATAGCGCAGTCCGTTGTATTTCATCGCCGCGATTTTCGCTTCGAACATGGCCAGTGTGCGGCGTGTCTTCGCATCTTCGCTTGCCGGCCGTCCCTGTTTGCGGGTGG
This window harbors:
- a CDS encoding DUF4124 domain-containing protein, producing MPRLRTQRQKAHHQIRQALWYLLVSACLSTPLLSVHAAAVYRSVDAGGVVTFSDVQTPGAVPVQVIAAVPSAALSREEVLAEQQRIIDQQLAVADSLEASRLAREATRARRQEAAAADRAVAVPVAAEPEIRYVSSHGSYHSRGYPGCFPGHPAHPAQPIAPPPPATPVSFPVRFPYSDR
- a CDS encoding YfcE family phosphodiesterase, translated to MALTIGLISDTHIPECRPALWPQVFEAFAGVDMIFHAGDIHELHVLDELERIAPIYAARGNGEDGSGGRPVQPEDPRVRYAWLLELEGLWVGLTHYVPVPERPPNFTLERWIDRYFPERRPDVIVSGDTHREQIAEVQGIFCVNPGSPTYPHNYDTQYGTIGFLRLDAGAASADIHLITEQGIEAYDWDAVPPWKARALAGR